The proteins below are encoded in one region of Anguilla anguilla isolate fAngAng1 chromosome 3, fAngAng1.pri, whole genome shotgun sequence:
- the LOC118222573 gene encoding zinc finger protein ZIC 2-like isoform X1: MLLDAGHQFPGLGVGTFARHHSSSEMQDRDLSLTQNTFVDSAHMGAFKLNHDLSPGQSSAFTSQAAGYPAAALGAHAAHVTSYASSPFNSTRDFLFRSRSFGESSPTSSQHSIFGPTAGSLHHSHTDGQGHLLFPGIHDQHGSHGSPNVLNGQMRLGLPGEVFGRPDQYHQVSSPRTDPYSAAQLHNQYSSMNMGMNMAAHHHPGAFFRYMRQQCIKQELICKWIDQEQLSNPKKSCNKTFSTMHELVTHVSVEHVGGPEQSNHICFWEECPRESKPFKAKYKLVNHIRVHTGEKPFPCPFPGCGKVFARSENLKIHKRTHTGEKPFQCEFEGCDRRFANSSDRKKHMHVHTSDKPYLCKMCDKSYTHPSSLRKHMKVHESSAPGSESSPAGSSGYESATPPGLVSPSTETQSTNNLSPASAVHSNNGHNSLTSNFSEWYV, translated from the exons ATGTTACTGGACGCTGGTCACCAGTTCCCTGGTTTGGGGGTTGGTACATTTGCCAGGCACCATTCATCAAGCGAAATGCAAGACAGAGACTTGAGTTTAACACAGAATACCTTTGTCGATTCAGCGCATATGGGCGCGTTTAAACTGAACCACGATCTCTCTCCCGGACAGAGCTCTGCCTTTACCTCTCAAGCAGCTGGTTATCCCGCTGCGGCTTTGGGTGCGCATGCAGCTCATGTCACGTCGTACGCTAGTTCGCCTTTCAACTCTACCCGGGACTTTCTCTTTCGCAGCCGCAGCTTCGGCGAATCCTCTCCAACCAGCAGCCAACATTCCATATTCGGCCCCACAGCGGGCTCTCTGCATCACTCCCACACAGACGGCCAAGGCCACTTATTGTTCCCAGGAATCCACGACCAACATGGATCCCACGGCTCtccaaatgttttaaatggacAAATGCGACTGGGACTACCGGGTGAAGTGTTCGGGCGACCGGATCAATATCACCAGGTATCCAGTCCCAGGACCGACCCCTACTCTGCAGCCCAACTTCACAATCAGTATAGCTCCATGAACATGGGTATGAACATGGCAGCCCATCACCACCCTGGTGCCTTCTTCCGCTACATGCGACAGCAGTGCATTAAACAGGAGTTGATCTGCAAGTGGATCGACCAGGAACAGCTCAGCAACCCGAAGAAAAGTTGTAATAAAACTTTCAGCACCATGCACGAGCTGGTCACCCACGTCTCTGTGGAGCACGTAGGGGGACCAGAGCAGAGCAACCACATCTGCTTCTGGGAAGAGTGTCCGCGAGAGAGTAAACCCTTTAAAGCGAAATATAAACTGGTCAATCACATTAGGGTGCACACGGGAGAAAAACCATTTCCCTGCCCGTTCCCTGGATGTGGGAAGGTTTTCGCACGATCGGAAAACCTGAAGATCCACAAGCGAACGCATACAG GAGAGAAACCGTTCCAGTGTGAGTTCGAGGGCTGCGACAGGCGCTTTGCAAATAGCAGTGACCGAAAGAAGCACATGCACGTTCACACTTCTGACAAACCATATCTGTGCAAAATGTGCGACAAGTCATACACTCACCCCAGTTCCCTCAGGAAGCACATGAAA GTTCACGAATCCTCCGCTCCCGGGTCCGAGTCCTCACCCGCAGGCAGCTCTGGCTATGAATCCGCGACGCCCCCAGGCTTGGTGTCTCCGTCTACTGAAACCCAAAGTACCAACAACTTGTCTCCCGCGTCAGCGGTTCACAGTAACAACGGACACAACAGCCTAACTTCCAATTTTAGTGAGTGGTATGTTTAG
- the LOC118222573 gene encoding zinc finger protein ZIC 2-B-like isoform X2, protein MRLGLPGEVFGRPDQYHQVSSPRTDPYSAAQLHNQYSSMNMGMNMAAHHHPGAFFRYMRQQCIKQELICKWIDQEQLSNPKKSCNKTFSTMHELVTHVSVEHVGGPEQSNHICFWEECPRESKPFKAKYKLVNHIRVHTGEKPFPCPFPGCGKVFARSENLKIHKRTHTGEKPFQCEFEGCDRRFANSSDRKKHMHVHTSDKPYLCKMCDKSYTHPSSLRKHMKVHESSAPGSESSPAGSSGYESATPPGLVSPSTETQSTNNLSPASAVHSNNGHNSLTSNFSEWYV, encoded by the exons ATGCGACTGGGACTACCGGGTGAAGTGTTCGGGCGACCGGATCAATATCACCAGGTATCCAGTCCCAGGACCGACCCCTACTCTGCAGCCCAACTTCACAATCAGTATAGCTCCATGAACATGGGTATGAACATGGCAGCCCATCACCACCCTGGTGCCTTCTTCCGCTACATGCGACAGCAGTGCATTAAACAGGAGTTGATCTGCAAGTGGATCGACCAGGAACAGCTCAGCAACCCGAAGAAAAGTTGTAATAAAACTTTCAGCACCATGCACGAGCTGGTCACCCACGTCTCTGTGGAGCACGTAGGGGGACCAGAGCAGAGCAACCACATCTGCTTCTGGGAAGAGTGTCCGCGAGAGAGTAAACCCTTTAAAGCGAAATATAAACTGGTCAATCACATTAGGGTGCACACGGGAGAAAAACCATTTCCCTGCCCGTTCCCTGGATGTGGGAAGGTTTTCGCACGATCGGAAAACCTGAAGATCCACAAGCGAACGCATACAG GAGAGAAACCGTTCCAGTGTGAGTTCGAGGGCTGCGACAGGCGCTTTGCAAATAGCAGTGACCGAAAGAAGCACATGCACGTTCACACTTCTGACAAACCATATCTGTGCAAAATGTGCGACAAGTCATACACTCACCCCAGTTCCCTCAGGAAGCACATGAAA GTTCACGAATCCTCCGCTCCCGGGTCCGAGTCCTCACCCGCAGGCAGCTCTGGCTATGAATCCGCGACGCCCCCAGGCTTGGTGTCTCCGTCTACTGAAACCCAAAGTACCAACAACTTGTCTCCCGCGTCAGCGGTTCACAGTAACAACGGACACAACAGCCTAACTTCCAATTTTAGTGAGTGGTATGTTTAG